A genomic region of Arachis hypogaea cultivar Tifrunner chromosome 5, arahy.Tifrunner.gnm2.J5K5, whole genome shotgun sequence contains the following coding sequences:
- the LOC112800563 gene encoding uncharacterized acetyltransferase At3g50280: MASVKVISTSTIHAANKASTVEEEIQLTPWDLQLLLVDPIQKGLLYRNDPVTPPIIIQHLKHSLSSTLSFFPPLAGRLSVTEHDDNTSSVSVICNNSGALFVHAVAGDYSVNDIVSSVYTPHFVHSLFPLNRVRNHEGTTKPLLAVQVTELNDGYFIGCTMNHVVGDGTSFWHFMNSWAEISRGSEKLSKPPVLERWFLDSGHGCSASAIRVPLTKEKMIQSGYYGFVSELQRERVFHFSKDKIAELKTKAKAEIEGESKNKISSLQALLTHLWRSVVRNQGLEPDEEVNYRLLIGGRGRMKSPALAENYFGNAVQDGTVSMKVKELLEGGLGKGALEMRKIVDLHTEEKMKSYYRGWVKNPRLLTEGGMAGNALVTSSSPRFDVYGNDFGWGKPVAVRSGAGNKSHGKITVFAGAEDGVDIEVCLSYEILEAMGNDRGFMDAVSLRRLISN, translated from the coding sequence ATGGCAAGTGTGAAAGTCATTTCAACAAGTACAATCCATGCAGCAAACAAAGCTTCAACGGTGGAGGAGGAGATTCAGTTAACTCCATGGGATCTCCAACTCCTCCTAGTTGATCCCATTCAAAAGGGCCTCCTCTACCGTAACGACCCGGTCACTCCACCGATCATAATCCAACACCTCAAACATTCCCTTTCATCCACCCTTTCTTTCTTCCCACCTCTTGCGGGCCGCCTTTCCGTTACGGAACATGACGACAACACTTCCTCCGTTTCCGTTATTTGCAACAACTCCGGAGCGCTGTTTGTCCATGCAGTTGCGGGTGACTACTCCGTTAACGATATCGTTAGTTCCGTTTACACTCCACACTTTGTGCACTCTTTGTTCCCGCTCAACAGGGTTAGAAACCACGAAGGAACAACCAAGCCGTTGTTGGCGGTTCAAGTCACGGAGCTCAACGACGGTTACTTCATCGGGTGCACCATGAACCACGTTGTTGGAGACGGAACTTCCTTTTGGCATTTCATGAACTCGTGGGCTGAGATCTCACGTGGTTCGGAAAAATTGTCCAAGCCTCCCGTGCTTGAACGCTGGTTCCTTGACAGCGGCCATGGCTGCTCCGCGTCTGCCATACGGGTTCCTTTGACGAAGGAGAAGATGATCCAAAGTGGTTACTACGGTTTCGTCTCAGAACTGCAACGCGAGAGAGTTTTCCATTTCAGTAAAGACAAGATCGCTGAGCTCAAGACAAAAGCCAAGGCAGAAATTGAAGgcgaaagcaaaaacaaaatatcTTCGCTGCAAGCGCTTTTGACTCACCTGTGGAGATCCGTGGTTCGGAACCAGGGTCTTGAGCCCGACGAAGAGGTGAATTACAGGTTGCTGATAGGTGGTAGGGGGAGAATGAAGAGTCCGGCATTGGCGGAAAACTATTTTGGGAATGCGGTGCAGGATGGAACAGTGAGCATGAAGGTTAAAGAGCTTCTAGAAGGAGGGCTTGGAAAGGGTGCGTTGGAGATGAGAAAGATAGTTGATTTGCACACGGAGGAGAAGATGAAGAGTTATTATAGGGGTTGGGTGAAGAACCCTAGGCTTCTGACGGAGGGAGGGATGGCTGGCAATGCTTTAGTGACAAGCAGTTCGCCAAGGTTTGATGTTTATGGGAATGATTTCGGGTGGGGGAAACCGGTGGCGGTGAGAAGCGGAGCGGGGAACAAGAGCCATGGTAAGATAACGGTTTTTGCTGGGGCGGAAGATGGTGTTGACATTGAGGTTTGTCTTTCCTATGAGATATTGGAAGCTATGGGTAATGACCGTGGATTCATGGATGCCGTCTCGCTCCGCCGCCTAATATCAAATTGA
- the LOC112800564 gene encoding histone-lysine N-methyltransferase CLF, producing MASKSPPLPPHPPFASSSRSELPVDPSGNKAEEVTPTVKDVSMVIDSLKKQVAAERIVSVKKRMEENRHKLVGVTNHLCRLSMERMACNETDTHRSLDLLTKRQKDAIDMHNGVLASDDGESNSYPEDGHGSTAVLLGSNVAVKNAVRPIKLPEVKRLPPYTTWIFLDRNQRMTEDQSVVGRRRIYYDQNGGEALICSDSEEEIIDDEEEKREFVDSEDYILRMTVRELGLSDTVLDSLAQCFSRNTSEIKARYETLSNKDNAARGSKNGDTEDISQSEKSFLEKDLEAALDSFDNLFCRRCLVFDCRLHGCSQDLVFPAEKQPLWNPPDTENAPCGPNCFKSVLKSGRFSKATSSAQADVEEKCSGGSSSRKKSSAKRRIKCSQSESASSNAKNISESSDSENGPGKDAVSASQSAPPKAKPVGRGGLGKRNSKRVAERVLVCMQKRQKKTVVSDSDSIVEAHDHSSNDMITDPPVISSEDNARKEEFVDENICKQESTDNKSWKALEKGLLEKGMEIFGRNSCLIARNLLNGLKTCWEVFQYINWDEGKMSGSAGDGANSLVEGYSKGNNEVRRRSRFLRRRGRVRRLKYTWKSAAYHSIRKRITERKDQPCRQYNPCGCQSACGKQCPCLQNGTCCEKYCGCPKSCKNRFRGCHCAKSQCRSRQCPCFAADRECDPDVCRNCWVSCGDGSLGIPSQRGDNYECRNMKLLLKQQQRVLLGRSDVSGWGAFLKNSVGKHEYLGEYTGELISHREADKRGKIYDRENSSFLFNLNDQFVLDAYRKGDKLKFANHAPDPNCYAKVIMVAGDHRVGIFAKERIMAGEELFYDYRYEPDRAPAWARKPEASGSKKEDGAPSSGRAKKLA from the exons ATGGCGTCGAAGTCTCCGCCTCTGCCCCCTCATCCGCCTTTCGCCTCTTCTTCTAGATCAGAGCTTCCCGTCGATCCATCC GGAAACAAAGCGGAGGAAGTGACTCCGACAGTTAAAGATGTGTCAATGGTTATTGATTCTTTAAAGAAACAAGTTGCTGCAGAACGAATTGTTTCCGTAAAG AAAAGAATGGAAGAAAATAGGCACAAGCTGGTTGGTGTCACAAACCACCTCTGCAGATTGTCAATGGAGAGGATGGCATGTAATGAAACTGATACACATAGAAGTCTGGACCTTTTAACAAAGCGGCAAAAGGATGCAATTGATATGCACAATGGTGTTCTTGCAAGTGATGATGGGGAGAGCAATAGTTATCCTGAAGATGGTCATGGTTCTACAGCAGTTCTTCTGGGATCTAATGTTGCTGTGAAGAATGCTGTTCGTCCTATCAAGTTACCAGAAGTCAAAAGATTACCTCCTTACACCACATGGATATTTCTGGACAG AAATCAAAGAATGACAGAAGATCAGTCAGTTGTAGGTCGTAGACGAATTTATTATGATCAAAATGGTGGAGAAGCACTTATTTGCAGTGACAGTGAAGAGGAAATAATAGATGATGAAGAGGAAAAAAGAGAGTTTGTAGATTCAGAAGATTATATACTTCG CATGACCGTTAGAGAATTGGGTTTATCTGATACTGTTCTGGACTCCTTGGCTCAATGCTTTTCTAGAAATACTAGTGAAATTAAG GCCAGATATGAAACTCTTAGTAACAAAGACAATGCTGCTAGGGGTTCCAAGAATGGAGATACCGAAGATATTTCTCAAAGTGAAAAGTCTTTTCTGGAAAAAGATCTTGAAGCAGCTCTTGACTCCTTTGACAATCTTTTTTGCCGACGCTGTCTT GTTTTCGATTGCCGATTACATGGAtgttcccaggatcttgtcttcCCC GCTGAGAAGCAACCTCTGTGGAACCCTCCTGATACTGAAAATGCACCATGTGGGCCGAATTGTTTTAAATCG GTACTTAAATCAGGAAGGTTTTCCAAAGCTACCTCTTCTGCCCAGGCTGATGTTGAAGAGAAATGTTCAGGTGGTTCTTCATCTAGGAAGAAGTCTTCTGCTAAAAGGCGCATAAAATGCAGCCAAAGTGAAAGTGCCTCATCTAATGCAAAGAACATATCTGAGAGTAGCGACTCAGAGAATGGGCCTGGAAAGGATGCTGTTTCAGCCTCCCAGTCAGCACCACCTAAAGCTAAACCTGTAGGGAGAGGTGGACTTGGTAAGAGGAACAGCAAGCGGGTGGCAGAACGTGTTCTAGTTTGCATGCAGAAACGGCAGAAGAAAACAGTGGTTTCTGATTCTGATTCCATT GTTGAAGCTCATGATCATTCATCAAATGACATGATCACTGATCCACCTGTCATCAGCAGTGAAGATAATGCAAGGAAAGAAGAGTTTGTGGATGAGAACATTTGTAAACAGGAATCCACTGacaataaatcttggaaagctcttgaaaaAGGACTCCTAGAGAAAGGAATGGAGATATTTGGGAGAAACAG CTGCTTAATAGCCAGGAATCTTCTAAATGGTCTAAAGACATGTTGGGAGGTTTTCCAATACATAAATTGGGATGAAGGAAAGATGTCAGGTTCTGCTGGGGATGGTGCAAATTCTCTTGTGGAAGGCTATTCCAAG GGTAATAATGAAGTGAGACGAAGATCAAGATTTTTACGCAGAAGAGGTAGAGTTCGTCGCTTGAAGTATACCTGGAAATCTGCTGCTTATCATTCAATAAGGAAAAGGATTACAGAGAGAAAGGATCAACCCTGCAGACAGTACAATCCGTGTGGTTGCCAATCAGCTTGTGGAAAGCAGTGTCCATGTCTTCAAAATGGAACCTGCTGTGAGAAATACTGTGG ATGCCCGAAGAGTTGCAAGAATCGATTTCGTGGCTGTCACTGTGCGAAGAGTCAATGCCGAAGTCGTCAATGTCCTTGCTTTGCTGCAGATAGGGAATGTGATCCCGATGTTTGTAGGAATTGTTGGGTCAG CTGTGGTGATGGTTCTCTTGGGATACCTAGCCAAAGAGGTGATAATTATGAATGTAGGAACATGAAGCTTCTCCTCAAACAGCAACAAAGG GTTCTTCTTGGAAGGTCTGATGTATCTGGCTGGGGAGCCTTCTTAAAG AATAGTGTTGGTAAGCATGAATACCTTGGAGAGTATACTGGAGAGTTAATTTCTCATCGGGAAGCAGACAAGCGAGGAAAGATATATGACCGAGAAAATTCATCTTTTCTCTTTAATCTAAATGATCAG TTTGTTCTTGATGCTTACCGCAAAGGTGACAAGTTGAAGTTTGCAAACCATGCTCCTGATCCAAATTGCTATGCAAAG GTTATTATGGTTGCTGGAGACCACAGAGTAGGTATATTTGCCAAGGAACGGATAATGGCTGGGGAGGAACTGTTTTACGATTATCGATACGAGCCTGATAGAGCTCCTGCCTGGGCTAGGAAACCAGAGGCATCTGGATCTAAAAAAGAGGACGGTGCTCCTTCAAGTGGTCGTGCAAAGAAGCTTGCGTAA